A single window of Arthrobacter crystallopoietes DNA harbors:
- a CDS encoding relaxase/mobilization nuclease domain-containing protein, protein MIPNITRGSRMAGLMVYLASTDADKTKNAHTDPHLVAGDAAIMAWYDDGVLDHADALAIAKHLDQPRKAYGVEIRQKDFRWDQATKRRVENGYKQADVWHCSLSLRAEEGSLTDQQWGDIANDFVDAMGFTETSGKTQCRWAAINHGTSENGNHHIHIAVSLVREDGTKASTHGDYKRAQKTCRELEVKYGLEQLSSVHATRGYERAEKATAIREEREMHRASLARKVRASAGASVTEAEFVRRARDTGLLVRPRFAKNTTDVIVGYSVAERPTPGERPIWFGGGSLASDLKLGALREGWPDSPHLATEAAAEWTAAARNKRKVSRAGPEKATPPAQAWVDYTRNAKTLADRLRTIPRDDHATWAKAAREVSGAFAAWSHRLEPVPGPLAATAAELSRTAQLRVPRQHGKPVALPSIAGTAMLFMAASSKNKTAAQTALMVQLINTAFAVYEMHAQSGRTREAQRIRSVVENQLAPFTATMPEAVPLGAERPPAEEATVPPRAVDIARRGMAPIRPGSVVPATPAPATPAKTYQPTRRDTAPGLDR, encoded by the coding sequence ATGATTCCGAACATTACCCGCGGCTCCCGGATGGCCGGGCTCATGGTGTATCTGGCGTCGACGGATGCGGATAAGACGAAGAACGCGCACACCGATCCACACCTGGTCGCCGGTGACGCTGCCATCATGGCGTGGTACGACGACGGGGTCCTGGACCACGCCGACGCGCTGGCGATCGCGAAGCATCTGGACCAACCGCGCAAGGCCTACGGGGTCGAGATCCGGCAGAAAGACTTCCGCTGGGACCAGGCCACTAAGCGGCGGGTGGAAAACGGGTACAAGCAGGCCGACGTGTGGCACTGCTCCCTGAGTCTCCGGGCGGAAGAAGGTTCCCTGACGGACCAGCAGTGGGGCGACATCGCCAACGATTTCGTGGACGCGATGGGCTTCACCGAGACCAGCGGCAAGACCCAGTGCCGGTGGGCCGCGATCAACCACGGCACCAGCGAAAACGGGAATCACCACATTCATATCGCGGTGTCCCTGGTCCGCGAGGACGGCACCAAGGCCTCCACACATGGCGATTACAAACGCGCCCAGAAAACCTGCCGCGAACTCGAGGTCAAGTACGGCCTCGAGCAGCTTTCTTCGGTGCACGCCACGAGGGGTTACGAGCGCGCCGAGAAGGCCACGGCGATCAGGGAGGAGCGCGAGATGCACCGTGCGTCGCTGGCCCGTAAGGTCCGCGCCTCCGCCGGTGCTTCCGTGACGGAGGCGGAGTTCGTCCGCCGTGCCCGTGACACCGGTCTGTTGGTCCGCCCGCGGTTCGCGAAGAACACGACGGATGTCATTGTCGGGTACTCCGTGGCCGAGCGGCCGACACCGGGGGAGCGGCCGATTTGGTTCGGCGGCGGCAGCCTTGCCTCCGACCTGAAGCTCGGTGCCCTGCGTGAAGGATGGCCGGACTCCCCGCACCTGGCTACTGAGGCCGCGGCGGAATGGACCGCCGCGGCCCGCAACAAGCGCAAGGTCTCCAGGGCCGGCCCCGAGAAGGCGACACCGCCGGCACAGGCATGGGTGGACTACACCCGCAACGCCAAGACTTTGGCGGACCGGCTCCGTACTATCCCGCGTGATGATCACGCCACCTGGGCGAAAGCCGCCCGGGAAGTATCCGGCGCCTTCGCAGCATGGTCCCACAGGCTCGAACCGGTCCCCGGGCCGCTGGCGGCCACCGCCGCGGAACTCTCCCGCACAGCACAGCTGCGTGTGCCACGACAGCACGGCAAGCCCGTTGCCCTGCCGTCTATCGCAGGCACCGCCATGTTGTTCATGGCAGCGTCCAGCAAGAACAAGACGGCAGCGCAGACGGCACTGATGGTGCAGCTGATCAACACCGCCTTCGCCGTGTACGAAATGCACGCCCAATCCGGACGAACCCGGGAAGCCCAGCGCATCCGTTCAGTAGTCGAAAACCAGCTGGCACCCTTCACCGCCACGATGCCTGAGGCCGTCCCCTTAGGAGCAGAACGGCCGCCAGCCGAAGAGGCTACGGTGCCGCCGAGGGCTGTTGATATCGCGCGCCGCGGCATGGCACCGATCCGTCCCGGTTCGGTGGTGCCTGCGACGCCCGCACCGGCGACACCAGCGAAGACCTACCAACCCACCCGGCGCGACACCGCGCCGGGCCTCGACCGATGA
- the mobC gene encoding plasmid mobilization relaxosome protein MobC has translation MVEEPVARNRLGKRRRENAPAGSKKRRTVWVTAEEEARLVARAARERVTVPNLLMSAALSESAETPTQRKAAMAELMALHTLLARVSNNVNQIARHANAGEDFPQDAAAVLGYVRQVAGRIDRTIEGLM, from the coding sequence TTGGTTGAGGAACCGGTCGCAAGGAACCGTTTAGGCAAGCGGCGGCGGGAGAACGCGCCGGCGGGTTCGAAGAAGCGCCGCACCGTGTGGGTGACGGCCGAGGAGGAAGCCCGGCTCGTGGCCCGGGCGGCGCGGGAGCGGGTGACGGTACCGAACCTGCTGATGTCCGCGGCCCTGTCCGAATCCGCGGAGACGCCGACGCAGCGCAAGGCCGCGATGGCCGAGCTGATGGCCCTGCACACCCTGCTGGCGCGGGTGTCGAACAACGTGAACCAGATCGCGAGGCACGCCAACGCGGGGGAGGACTTCCCCCAGGACGCCGCCGCCGTGTTGGGCTATGTGCGGCAGGTGGCGGGGCGGATCGACCGGACCATTGAGGGGCTGATGTAG
- a CDS encoding helix-turn-helix transcriptional regulator → MALIPPHAVHQQYGIPVRQLAGWRSQGIGPEYFTLGPRSIRYYPADIDDWLNDQTHHHQDGHADPGTPAGTSRGSTTTSGWNV, encoded by the coding sequence ATGGCACTCATCCCGCCCCACGCAGTGCACCAGCAATACGGCATCCCCGTCCGCCAGCTCGCCGGCTGGCGCAGCCAGGGCATCGGGCCCGAATACTTCACCCTCGGGCCACGCAGCATCCGCTACTACCCAGCCGACATCGACGACTGGCTCAACGACCAAACCCACCACCACCAGGACGGGCACGCGGACCCGGGCACTCCGGCCGGCACCAGCCGTGGCAGCACTACAACCTCAGGATGGAACGTTTAA
- a CDS encoding DUF4192 domain-containing protein, translating into MNNKITATSPADLLGYVPHTLGFQPKESIVLVTMSGVLLGATLRVDAPEPGSDICSFAETLTSYVCRDETADATLFIVYSDETAPSGQRPHAAHIDALREELDTAGMPVRDGWIVTGRRWARYACEPGCEIPDCTRWQDTALIENSIVSAEMIYRGSNPGTTEQAPAPEFSGSTSTADTIDILTGHYEVTDASDFTAEPMAAARRALETAINGGGEPDEEEALELCAAFQIPAVRDRLLADIIDRSNDDIEFQKVLLGRTETAPDWARVDTAERLLVHLLRFTPGLYRAPLLTGLGWINWYKGKGTPASLYTDKALEAAPGYRLAELLRRFYNTGILPLPALSKDTSYKR; encoded by the coding sequence ATGAACAACAAGATCACCGCCACCAGCCCCGCCGACCTCCTGGGCTACGTCCCGCACACACTGGGCTTCCAGCCGAAGGAATCCATCGTGCTGGTCACGATGTCCGGGGTACTGCTCGGCGCGACCCTGCGCGTTGATGCACCGGAACCGGGCAGCGATATCTGTTCTTTCGCGGAAACGTTGACGTCGTATGTGTGCCGGGACGAGACGGCCGACGCCACCCTGTTCATCGTCTACAGCGACGAAACCGCCCCGTCCGGGCAGCGACCGCACGCCGCCCACATCGACGCCCTGCGGGAAGAGCTGGACACGGCGGGAATGCCGGTCCGCGACGGCTGGATCGTCACCGGGCGCCGGTGGGCTAGGTACGCGTGTGAACCCGGCTGCGAGATCCCGGACTGCACCCGTTGGCAGGACACCGCGTTGATCGAGAACAGCATCGTGAGCGCGGAAATGATCTACCGCGGATCCAATCCCGGCACCACGGAGCAAGCACCGGCACCGGAGTTCAGCGGCTCCACCTCCACCGCGGACACCATCGACATCCTGACCGGACACTACGAGGTGACCGACGCGTCGGACTTCACCGCCGAACCCATGGCCGCCGCGCGCCGCGCCCTCGAGACAGCCATCAACGGTGGCGGGGAACCTGACGAGGAGGAAGCGCTCGAGCTGTGCGCGGCGTTCCAGATCCCGGCGGTGCGGGACCGGCTGCTGGCTGACATCATCGACAGAAGCAACGATGACATCGAGTTCCAGAAAGTCCTGCTCGGCCGGACCGAGACGGCGCCGGACTGGGCGCGGGTCGACACCGCCGAAAGGCTGCTGGTGCACCTGCTCCGCTTCACTCCGGGACTGTACCGGGCTCCGTTGCTGACCGGGCTGGGCTGGATCAACTGGTACAAGGGCAAAGGCACCCCCGCCAGCCTCTACACGGACAAGGCCCTTGAGGCGGCGCCGGGGTACCGGCTGGCGGAACTGCTGCGCAGGTTCTACAACACCGGAATCCTGCCCCTCCCCGCCCTGAGCAAGGACACCTCCTACAAGCGCTAA
- a CDS encoding IS110 family transposase, giving the protein MVQLWAGIDAGKAHHHCVVIDGEGNRLLSQKVPNDEAALIQLLGTVLDLSDGGPLVWAMDLNHGGPALLIALLVGHGQNLLYIPGRTVHHASKIYRGDGKTDAKDAAVIADQARMRTDLQPLRAGDEISVGLRLLTARRADKSADRVRSINRLKAQLLEYFPALERTFDYSRSKAALMLLTKYRTPDGIRRAGQARIQAWLKKHGARSSAAVAAAAVEAAKSQQTVVPAQRIGEVIVAALAREVASLNEELEELDALISEKVTEHRHTEVLLSMPGFGPVLAAEFLGATGGDMTVFQSADRFAGVVGLAPAPRDSGRISGNHHRPRRYDRRLLRVFFLSGLSALKSCPASRAYYDRKRVEGKSHIQAMLSLARRRLNVLWAMLRDGTTYTLVSLAPPLTA; this is encoded by the coding sequence TTGGTGCAATTATGGGCCGGTATCGATGCCGGCAAAGCCCATCACCACTGCGTTGTGATCGATGGCGAGGGAAACAGGCTGCTCTCGCAGAAGGTTCCCAACGACGAAGCGGCGCTCATCCAACTTTTGGGCACGGTCCTGGACTTGTCGGACGGTGGTCCTTTGGTGTGGGCGATGGACTTGAATCATGGCGGACCGGCGCTGCTCATCGCGTTGCTTGTCGGTCATGGTCAGAACCTTCTCTATATTCCTGGGCGGACGGTGCACCACGCCTCGAAGATTTATAGGGGTGACGGCAAGACAGATGCCAAGGATGCCGCTGTGATCGCCGACCAGGCCCGGATGCGGACTGACCTGCAGCCTTTGCGCGCCGGTGACGAGATCAGCGTCGGGTTGCGACTCCTAACGGCCCGGCGGGCTGACAAGTCGGCGGATCGGGTGAGGTCGATTAATCGACTCAAAGCTCAGCTCCTGGAGTATTTCCCCGCGCTGGAGCGGACCTTCGATTACAGCCGGTCCAAAGCCGCGCTGATGTTGCTGACCAAGTACCGGACTCCGGATGGGATCCGCCGTGCCGGCCAGGCGCGAATCCAGGCGTGGTTGAAGAAACACGGTGCTCGTTCCTCGGCAGCGGTTGCTGCGGCTGCGGTAGAAGCCGCGAAGTCCCAGCAGACCGTCGTTCCTGCCCAACGCATCGGGGAGGTGATTGTCGCAGCCCTCGCCCGCGAAGTGGCAAGTTTGAACGAGGAACTGGAAGAACTGGATGCGCTGATCAGCGAGAAGGTTACTGAACACCGGCATACCGAGGTGCTGTTGAGCATGCCCGGCTTTGGCCCTGTCCTTGCCGCCGAATTCCTTGGTGCCACCGGCGGAGATATGACGGTTTTTCAGTCTGCGGACCGGTTCGCCGGTGTTGTTGGATTGGCGCCGGCGCCGAGGGACTCCGGAAGGATCAGCGGCAACCACCATCGGCCAAGACGATACGATCGCCGGCTGCTCCGCGTCTTCTTCCTCTCCGGGCTCTCGGCGCTTAAATCCTGCCCGGCCTCACGTGCCTATTACGACCGAAAACGGGTGGAAGGGAAATCTCACATCCAGGCCATGCTCTCGCTCGCCCGACGGCGGCTCAATGTCCTCTGGGCCATGCTCCGCGACGGCACTACTTACACCTTGGTATCGCTGGCACCACCACTTACAGCCTGA